The nucleotide sequence GCAAAACGTTGACTTCACTTATCAATCAAGAATTATTTAAGCTTGCTAAAAAAAGAAGTACAGTAGCAGTCATCCTCATTATCATTGGGATTATGACTATCTTTGCGGTCGTTTCAAAAATCAACCCCAATCAATTAAGTCCTATGAGTTTATTCACAGGAACGTTTTCTGGCTTAACTTGGGCGGTAATTGCCCTGATTGCGGCTGCTAGCTCAACAGTTGCAATGGAGTTTGAATACGGGACAGTTAAGGAATTACTATATCGTAAATATAGTCGCGGAAAGGTCATCGTCAGTAAGTGGATAGGTTTGGTCTTATACTCTGGCTTTTTGTTTATCCTAGTATTCGTCTACTCACTCGTATTAAAGCTGCTATTGTTTCACAATTCGTTTGAGCTATTCAAAAAATACTCGGGTGATTCACATAACCTACTCACAATGACGTTTTTTGATTACCTCGCTGAGTTTTTGTCTTTATGGCTAATTTTAAGTCTAGTCTTACTCATTGCCAATCTGTTTAAAACCGCAGCTGCAGCAGTCTCCATTGGAATCATTGGGTATTTCGCCGTTGCTCTGATTCAATCCCTAATGGGACTGATGATTCACCATTGGCATTGGTTAAAATGGAATCCGTTGAACATGATGAACATCTCTCAGCAAGTTCTTAACCCTGCAGTTAAGAATGTCACCCTGCTGAGCATCCCCGAATTAGTGATTGGTAATTTGGTTTACATTGCCATTTTTCTGTATGCGGGATACTTAATTTTTAAAAATCGGAATGTATGACCTCGTTCTGTCATATGAATTTAATTATTTTTCAATCGGATGTTATTTATATCTACTGCAAAACCTGCTATAATTTTAATTTGTCATGATAACTTTCAGATTGAATCCGTAGAAAAACAGCTATACAGTTTGTTAGATGTCAGTGGCCTAGGCGGTTATGTCGCCTTCGCACTGGCATTTTCTTATGCAATTCATAATTAAAACACAATGCTTATTAAATGATTAAAATTAAGGGTTGTACTTACTAAAAGTAAGTAGTATTCTATCACTTATCCATTCGGATGTTGTGGCCCTAAACCATGCAATTATTTATTTTAATACGGCTACCCATCTGAAAAATATATTTAGAGAAGAGTGAAGAGTATGACGTACAGTTTACTAATTCGCGTGATTGCCGAGTTTATCGGTACCGCTTTATTGGTGATCTTAGGTAATGGTTCAGTTGCAAACGTGGATTTGAAAGGCACTAAGGGTAACAACGGTGGTTGGATCCTCATTGGGCTCGGATACGGTGCTGGAGTAATGATTCCTGCAATGATGTTTGCCACAGTTTCTGGAGCTCAAATCAATCCAGCCTTAACGCTGGCAATGGCACTTAATGGTTTATTCCCTTGGAGTGAGGTTGTTCCTTACATCATCGCCCAAGTACTTGGGGCAATGTTTGGTCAATTGATCGTTGTCTGGAGTTACAAGCCCTACTATGACCAAACAGAAAACCCCCGTGCAATTCTAGGGACATTCTCAACCATTGACAACGCTGATTCTAAGCGTGATGGCTTTATCAACGAGTTCGTTGGTACATTTATCCTAATCTTCGGTGCTTTAGCAATCACCCACGATATTGCATTCAAAGCTAACATCGGCTTAGCAAACTTTACCCTCGGTTTTCTTGTGATGACACTAGTAGTATCCCTTGGTGGTGCCACTGGTCCTGGACTAAACCCCGCAAGAGACCTTGGCCCTCGAATTGTGCATGCTCTTTACCCATTGAAGAACAAAGGTGAATCAATGTGGGGATATGCATGGGTTCCTGTCATTGCCCCATTCCTTGCCGGAATTGCTGCAGTGTTTGCCTTCAAAGGAATTTTAATGAAGTAACTGTTCATACCTATATATACGAAAACGGACGGAAATAATTTCTAAAAGAAATTATCTCTGCCCGTTTTTTTACATTTTATAACTAATTGGCATTATTACATCAAACTGGCTTCCCTGAATTACGAACGAGTCCGAATCACTGATTTCTTCAAAGTACAGGTGCACAAACTTTGGTCGGTATGCGTCTGATTTCTTATCCAACAAAATATGCAAATAGTAACTACGTTTTGCATGAGGCGCTAATTCCTCACCCTGACCGCTATCTATAACACTTTTATCGCTACTATTAATTTGCTTTCCATCTGGTAAAACAATTTGCTTGAGTCCGCCAACAATAATCGAGCGGTTAGAATTATTTGTTACCGTATATTGTGATTTTAAGTACGTATATGGGCTGGTTAATTTATTGGTATCAAAGTCGTTTCCAGAATTAAACTGTTGATCCGAATTCAGTGGTTTATTAGTTGCAATCTTCACTAAATCCACAGTCGTCCCCACTTGCCCAGTTCCTTGGGAATGTTTCTTATCAGTAGAAAGCCCTAACAAAGAAATCTTTCCATAATGGTCACTATAGAAGTACTGCCCTGCTTTACGCAATGGCGCATGACCAACATTATTAGGATCACTAACGTTAGTGGACTTCGGGCTACCTTCATCACTATCTTCCCTAACGGCATTTTCAGTAGTCTTCTCGACCATGGCACCATGAAGGGAATTGTTAATGGTAGCAAATCCAATAAACATCGCTACTGTTAGGAAACATAGGTTGGCAATCAGAATCAACCACCATGACTTATCATTTGTAATCCAATTATTGGCTCGGTGTTTTCCCCGCCGACTTGTTTCAATCGTTTCAGGTGTCTCTTCAATTTCTTTAATGTAAGTATCTTCATCTTCTACTGATTGATTAGTACGAAGATCCCACATCACGATTACCAAACTGACGATGGCAGTTACGATTCCCCAAAGTTTTAAATCGTGAAAACTCTTTGACGCAAACAGCATCGCAACAAACGTTGCTACCAAATTCAATCCTAAAGGCATCAACTTTAAGAGTTTGTTGTTGCTCTCTGCAAATAATATGTATGAAATTCCAGAAATTGCAATCAAAATTGCAAAGTACAAGCCGGTAGAGCTCCCCGTTCCCGCAGAATTTGCAAACGAAAGCATCGCACTGACTAGAGATGATTGGTATGCAAGCACCACTGCTAAAATAACAAAAATAGCCCCCACGGCCAACTTAATTTTTTTCACAATTTCACCTCCCCAAGTACTAGCAATAATAATAGCACAAGAAGTGAGACTGACTATGGCAATTCCAAGAACTTAACCTTTTTTGAAAAAATAAATCACTCATTTAATTTTTCTAATGCTGCCTGCAACTTTAAAACATTATTGAGCATCGAGTCCGCATCATTGCCCAATACAGCTTTCAAGTGCGCATCATTCTCTTTATATACCGCACGAATCTTCTCTCCGGACTTTCTTGCTCTGGGAGTTAACATAATTTGCTTGTACCGACTGTCAGTTTGGGAAACCACTCTGACAATCAGCTCTTTCTTCTCCATTAGCTTTAATAAGGCAGTTGCTGAAGATTTTTGGATGTTAAATTCCTTTTCAATATCAGTTTGAAAGATTGGCTCCTCACCCTCAGTCCGGTATAAGAAATCAATTAAACTCATCTGAGCGGCAGTAATTCCAAATTTTTTTGCTTCTTTAGAAGAGAATCTGGTTAGTGCATTGTTCAGTCTTTTTAACTCAATCGCAAGTGATTTTGACATATTTTTGTCTCCTAGTTTTAATGCTAACTATTGAATATTATTTATCAGTTTACTAAATAAAAGCGGTTTCGTAAACACATTGACACTTGAATTTATTTTCTGAAAATGATAATTTATATAGATGGTTCTATATAGAACTATTTGTCTTAGGAGGAAATTATGGAAAGAAAAGTATCAAAAAAGCTCTACTTATCAATTTTAGCAACTGGACTAATGGCGTTTTGTGGAATCGTTATTGAAACCGCAATGAACGTAACATTTCCAACGCTAATGGACCAATTCAACGTCACCACTGGGACCATTCAGTGGCTAACAACTGGTTACCTACTCATCGTGTCAGTTATTATTCCATTATCTGGGTTTCTAAAGCGGAGGTTTACACTAAAAAGCCTCTTCTTAGCTGCAAGTACGCTATTTATTATTGGACTAATCATTTGTAGTTTTGCAAATAACTTTTCACTATTATTAGCAGGTCGACTCATTCAAGGAATGGGGACCGGAATCGCTTTACCATTAATGTTTAACATTATTTTAGAGCAGGCTCCCTTACAAAAAATTGGCTTTTTAATGGGAATCGGAACTTTAGTTACTGCAGTCGCCCCAGCATTGGGTCCAACATATGGTGGTTTATTGGTTGCAGTTAACTGGCATTTAATTTTCATCTTGTTGCTAATCGTTATGGTGTTTGCATTATTTATTGGTGTTTATGCTATTACCCAAGTAACTGAGACTGAAAAAATCAAGTTAGACATTATCTCATGGATCAGCGTTGCCCTCTTCTTTGCTGGCGCTATCCTTGCATTTAACAGCATTGAATCTTCCATCACTAATGCAGTGATCTTTGGGGTAATCGCAATTTTAGGATTAATTGCGTTTACCTGGAAATCAAATCACTCAACTAGTCCCTTAGTTAATCTCTCGATCTTCAAAGTACCTTCATTTAGCTTGCTACTTTTTGGATTCATCATTTTCCAAATGCTAATTGTTGGTTCTGCGTTTGTCCTACCTAACTATTTGCAAATCGTAAACCAAGTAAACTCTGCCGCAGCAGGTTTACTACTGCTCCCTGGGGCAGCTTTAGGTGCAGTCCTAGCTCCAATTAGTGGTAAATTGTATGACAACTTAGGACCAAGAAAACCAATTAACATCGGCCTTGGATTCCAGGTAGTCGCTTTATTTTTACTCTTTATCACAGCAATGACCGCACCTGCATGGCTCATCATGGTTGGTTACATTTTATTCATGCTAGGAACTGGATTTGCAATGGGGAACATTATGACCAGCGGGCTAAGCCAAGTTACAAAAGAGCTCACTCCCGATGGTAATGCCGCCTTTAACACCCTCCAACAATTTGCCGGTGCACTAGGAACTGCAATTGCTTCACTAGTTTTGGCACTATCACAAGATAAATCTGACTATCTCCACTCAACCGCCGTTGGCGCCCAACACGATTTCTTAATGCTATTCATCATGCTGATCGTGGCAATCATTTCTATCAACATGGGGTTAAGTAAACTTCGTGATTTTAGCGAAAAGATTGACGGTTAGTCATTGACAATTTTTAAAAACCCTGTATATTTAAATGGTAATTATTACTGTTTAATTTGGAGGTGTTTCCGCATGGAAAAACTAGATTTATCATCATCTTATCGGAAACTAAAGAGTCCTAACATTAAGACTCGCAAACGTGCTCTTAAAGCGATTCACGATATTAAGAGACAAAAGAAAGTAAAGTAAACAAAAACTGGTAGTTGTACTCCAACACTTTATGTTGGGGTACAACTACCAGTTTTTTGGTTTTATTTTAATTTATCCATAGCTTTAGCTGGAATATCTGTCTTAGAAACTTGATTCCAAGTGATAACTTGGCCACGACTCTCGTTATAACTTAGTTTTAAGTAAGCATTCATTTTGAGTGGCCTCTTAACGACTCCACTATTGAATTCAACAATCTTCTTTTTACCATCTTGATTATAGGCAGCTTGGTGATACTTGTAGCGGTTATCATTTTTACCCATTCGTTGACCCTTAGTTGTGATCTGGGTGTAGTAATCTTGACCACCGTAGTTTCTTAAATACCAGCCATACCCAGTTGCAAACACGGCAACAAAGGCAATCACGGCAACGATTGTGCTAATAATTAAGTTTCTTTTTTTCATAACATCCTCCAAATATTAGCGAATAAATAAGAACAATGACACAAGCGCCCAAAATGCCACAATCCCAAGTGTCATCCATTTATAGATAGATAGCAAAGCAATGTATTCGCGCAACATCGCACTTGGAAGAAAGTAGAATGAAGTTGGCGCTCCAACCCCCTGGGCATCCAATCCAGCTCTTTTAGCATAGATTGCTCCCCTCAAGACGTGGTAGTTATTGGTAGAAAAAACAATCTTTGGTTTTCTGTTTTCTCCACGTGCTTGCCAATCAGCTTCAATTTTCTGCTTTGAAAATAACATATTTTCATATGTGGATGTCGATTTATCCTCTAACATAATCTTTTCTTCAGGAATTGCTTGGCTCTTTAAGTACTTAGCCATAACGTATGCCTCAGAATAAGGCTCGTCCGGTCCTTTTCCCCCACTTGGAATCATCAAGGAATGTTTGGCGGGAAAATCCTTAAAGTACTGAATCGCTCTATCTAAACGACTTTTTAGCAGTGGCGATACTTCTTCGGATCTAACCCCAGCACCAAGCGTAATCACATAGTCAGCGGGATACTTAACAGGAAACATTTGATACATAAATGAATAGAAGAGGTATCCCACCAAAATGAATGTCAGTGTCGCGTCCACCATCAGCCCCCAAAAGATGATGATAATTAAAAAGTTGGGCCAAATTTCAACATATCTAAGGACCAGGTAACTGGCAAGCGCCATCATGATCAAATTAAATCCGAAAAATAAGGATAACTTAGCCGTTAAACTCTTTCCTTCTTTAATTTGCATCACCATAGTGTTAAACATGAGTGCTAACCCAATAAAGACTGGCAAGGCAATCATCCCAATCAGCATGAACAAGATCACTGCTTCATTGGCCTCCTGTGACGCACCGGCTATGGTGTTCATAACTGCAACTAATCCAGACAAAATCAAGATCATCACGCCAGCAAACAAGAACAGGCCAGCAAAAAAACTTCTGCGGTCTCGCAGTAAAAACAGTCCGGAGCATAAGGTTATTAATGCTCCGAAAATTGCAATTGTCATAAAATCCCACCTCAAAAAAGTTTATTTCCTTAATTCTACCGTGATTACCTCAAGAAACGCAATTAGACGCGTGTTTGTTTATATTAGATTATTTGCACAAAGACGTAAATTATCCCCAAATCCGAACTATTTCACGCTGTAATCTAATCTTAAATAAAGTGAAAAAAAGGCCGCCATTCCGCGTACAATTCACGTTTGTAACCCTTCATTCACTTAAACAACAATTTGTATGCATTGATACTGAAGCGATTATGGTTTACATTGAATCAGGATTTTAATTTAACTACGAATTTTTTCTACAAAAACTAGCTGGAGGATCAATATGAAAGCAGGAAAATTATTTAAAGCGTGCATCGCATTTTTAGGAGCAGTGCTCTTTACAGTTTCAATCGCCAACACTGTTAAACCTAAAGCAGCTTCAACAGTTATTCCCGACATTTCAGAATGGCAAGGAAAATTAACTGGAACAAAGGTTGCAAACCTCAAGAGTCAAGTATCATTCATCATCAATCGTCGTCAGTATGGTGCAGGTTACCAAGACAAATATGCAACTAACAACACTAACCTTTATGTTAAGTACGGTGTTCCGTTCGGTGAATATGACTACGCAACATTTACCAGCGCTGCCAGTGCCAGAGCAGAAGCAAGAACTTTTTATGCTAACTCAAACAAGCACGCCAAGTTTTACGTTCTAGACTTTGAAGAAAATGATGTTCGTTCAGGATCTGCTAACTCAGCTGTTAAAGCTTGGTATAATCAAATGAGAGCATTGACTAACAAAAAGTTGATTTTCTACTCATACCAATCATTTGCAACTACGTATGCTAACTCAGCACGAAAGAGTTTTGACGCACAATGGATTGCGAACTACTCATCACGCCCAACTATCCAGACCGATTTATGGCAATATACTAATAAAAAGTACGTTCCTGCCTTGAAACAATCCGTCGATGCTAGTACAATTTTAAACTCAAGCAAGCCAGTTTCTTGGTGGATCGGTGGTACAAACATGCACACTGATTCAGCAGCAGCAAGTTATTACCAAACTGCCCTTTCTAGCGTAACTACCACTCGCCCAGTTTACCTTTACAACTCATCAAGTTTTAAAGCTGCAAACCGAGTAAAGAAAGTTGCTACTGGAACCAAGATGACCATCAGTGATGTAAAACAACGTTCAACAGGTTCTTACTACTTCGTCACATCTGATGGCCAATACATGACTGCAAATAAAGCATACGTTGCGGGATAACGGAGGATTACAATGAAACTATACAAGATTGCAGCAGTCGCTACTTTAGCGTTAGTTTTGACTGGATGTGCATCCAACCAAAGCGATTCAAAGAACTACAAGGATGAATCAAAGGCAGCTTTGAATTCAAAACCTACTCATAAACACGCAAAGGCAAAGACTAGCACTAACACCAGTTCAACTTCTTCGGAGGCTAGCTCTTCAAGTAGTAGTTCATCCTCATCAGCAGAAACAAAGAGTAACAACAGTTTTGCTAGCCTTTCCAGCCAACTAGCAAGCAAGTTACCAAACACTTTAATTCCCCAAGCTAGTGGCATGAATGCCTCACAGCCAGTAAACATCAAGTATTCTGGCAACTCACAAAATTCAAAGATCACTTACTCACTTGGTCAAAAGAACTTACCACTTAACTCAGCTAGTGCATCAAACAATGCCTACGCTGTATTGACAAAGAAGACTTACGCTTCTGCATCAGCTGCTAAACAAGCCGTTGATTTCCAGCCAGCATCTTCAGTTAAGGGATTACCAAAGGTTTCACTTGGTCATTCAATCACTGGTCACACCCAATCAGGTGCAGGTCAAGAATACATCTCTTGGAATGAAGGTCGTTGGTCAATCTCAGTTCACGGAAGTAAAGTAAACAACACTAATCCAAAGTCTACTGCCGTTTCAGCAGTAAATATGTTTGAACAGTATTCACTTCCAGCTCCAGAATCAGTTGGTACCGTTAAGCTTCTTGCCGGCGATACCACTAACTTGAGCCAAGAAGTTAAGTTCCAAAAGGGTAACCAAGTTTACACCCTTAAGGCAAACACTGCTTCAGCTGCAATTGCTATGGCAGCAAGCATGAAATAAATTATTTCTTACAGAAGTTGGTTAACGAATTTTGTTAGCCAACTTTTTTATTGATTTTTTTCTTAATTTATCAAAAACACCTTGAATTGATAGCGATTTCCATGGAATAATAGTTACTCCGAGGTGTTAATCATGAAATACATAGTCGCACTTATTTTAATAATTTTCCTTTATGTGGCAGTAATTGCCGTAACCACGTACACACAACTTAAGCATCACAAAATCCGCAATGAGAATCGCAAAAAACAACCCTTTGTGTTCTCTGCAAATCACAAGGTGAATCTAGACTCCAGCGACACTTTTAAAGCAGTCTTCTGGGAAAAGTACAAAATGGGACTGCGGTCCCCACTATCTCTATTCAGATAATCAAAAGGTGTGAATCAGAAAAGTAGCTAGCTTTTCAGGTTCACACCTTTTTTTCATCCTTAGGAATAAATAGTTTTGGGGCAACATTAGCTAGGATCAGTAACACGACCGTAGACAGTGCTAAATTCAGGGCTGCTGAGGTACCGTTAAACACTAATGAGTACAAGAATGGGTTCACACTTTTGGGAGCATACTGTGACCACACAAAGGCTCCTGCAAGGTAGCGCCAAGTCCAAGCAATCAAAGTAGCTAAAACAACGCCACTCACTATCATCACTGCTGTAGTTAATCTTCGACGTGTAATATTACGTTTGATTCCCGTTGAAAAAATTCCGGCCAACCCAAGACAGGCATATGCCAAAGGGTACTCCATTAATAACTGCAAAACACTTAAAAAGTTCTTCATCGCTTGGCCATCAACAATTTGTACTAATCCCCAAAGTAATCCAGCGACCATCCCTAAGTACGGTCCCCTTCTAAATGCGTACAATATCATTGGAATCGCTCCAAGCTGAATATCAATCGCACCGTGAGGAGTTTGCAACGGAATAAACGACAATGCCACACAAAGAGCCACTACAACAGCGCCTTCCGTAATTACATTTAAGCTTCCGCTTCGTCCCATCTACATCCCTCACTTTCATACCCTTATTGTAAGGGAATTTGTAAAACAATGTGGGGATCTGTAACTCCATTTTTTAGGAAGTTGCAGTAATTCATAATCATTTATGAGTAGTCCAAAAAATCTACAATACTAAAAGCATCGTAGATTTGTTTAGATTGGATTTTAATCGACTATTATTTATTTAATTCTTCAACAATGGTTTCTTCCATTTTACTTGGCTTGGTGATTGGTGCATATCGTTTAACAAGCTGGCCATCTTTACCAACTAAAAACTTAGTAAAGTTCCATTTAATACGGCCGTTACCTGATTCAGTCTTTAGATAAGTAAACAATGGGTCTTCGTCATCGCCATTAATCACAACTCGCTTAGTCATTGGGAACGTAACTCCATAGTGCAGTTGACAGTACTCACTAGTTGCTTCATCAGAGTCTAATTCCTGTTTAAACTGGTTCGACGGTAACCCAATCACTTCGAGTCCTTGGTCATGATATTTTTTATAGAGATCCTCCAGTCCCTCAAGTTGAGGAGCCAGGCCACACTTACTAGCAGTGTTTACAACTATTAATACTTTGCCTTGATATCTACTAAAGTCAATCTCCTGGCCGTTCATTTCAGTCTCTTTGAAATCATATACCTTGGTCATCTAAACGCACATCCTTCCAATGTCTGGTTGATTTAACCATACCACGCTTATTGGTTGTGTACAATCGACATTTAGCCATAAAACTGTTGATTTGCCAGGATTTGTAAAAGAATCTTTTACTTCTTTAATATTTCTTAACCATTTTGTTTTTGCTTTGTAATATTTTGGTAACCCTCTTCGCTTACAATGTGTTCTTGTAATCAAAAATAGAGGATGAATTATAGAATATGAATATCAAAAAAGCATTAATGTTGCTGACAATCGTCTTGGGGATCAACGTCAGCGCACTCGCAGCACCCATTTTAAATAACTCAATTGAAACCGCACAGGCGAAAAAGAACCCCCGCGGTAAAGCATACGTTACTAAACGCCAATTCCGTTTCCGCGGAGTGGTTAAGTATCACGGTAAAAAGTGGACTTACTATACTGGTAGTCGCTTTGCTGATGGTAGTCGCAATCATGGTGGCTACGACAAGAACGGCTACATTATCGTATCAGCACCTCGTTCATACAAATTCGGTACAAAGATTAAAACTCCACTTGGTTGGGGCGTTGTACACGATCGTGGAACGGCAATGACAAAGTATCATTTTGATGTGGTTATCTAATAGCTACTGTGCGTGGTACATTCGCTTAAATATAAAAATGTTTCTCGTAACAGAAACACAATTTACAAATCACCAAACTATTCTACAACAATGAAAAGAGGCTGGGACAAAAACTAGGCTCATCAAAAAAATACCGTTATAATTTCAAAAAATGAAATTATAACGGTATTTTTTCTTATATACAGATAGTTGCTACACGCAGTAACCATCAGGACTGAGAGCCATTACCCATGACTCTCAGTTACTGTTGGTCTTGCGGGGGTGGGACGACGAAAGCATCTTCGTATGCTTTCTGTCCCACTCCCTTTTTTGTGCTTATCACTTAACCTTTTCTCCCGGTTCCGTTTCCACTAGCTCTAAGTCCTTGCCAGCCAGTTCATACTCACCAAAATTAGATGGGATTATAAAATGCATCCCTTTTTCCAAATTCGACACATTACCTGCCTTAGTAAGCGTCCCAGAACCAGCAGTCACCGATACCAACTTAAATGAATCGGCAGCCTGTGTTTGGCCCAAACTCTCAGTTGAAATTCTTAACCGTTTCACACTAAAGTAATCTGTTGAAACAAACGTTGTTTCTTCAACTCCATCACTAGTAACGGTCAGCGGGTGAATCTCTGGCTCCTCAAACGGTACGGTCGTGACATCAATCGCACTATCCAAGTCTAAAGTCCGTTTTTTACCTGTTTTTTGGTCTACCCGATCGAAATCATAAAGCCGATAGGTAGTATCAGAACTTTGTTGAGGTTCCAGTACAACCACCCCTTCAGCAAGGGCATGAATTGTACCTGAGGGAACATAAATGAAGTCTCCCTTTTTTACCGGCTTGCGTTTTAATAACTGATCCCACTTCCCTGTGTGAATCATCTCAGCCAATTCTTCTTTAGTCTTTGCATTGTGACCATAGAAGATACTTGCCCCAGGCTCCGCTGATAGTACGTACCAACATTCAGTCTTACCTAATTCGGTTGGACCTTCGTGTTCAGCAGCATACGCATCATCAGGATGAACCTGAATCGAAAGATTAGCATTAGCATCCAAGATTTTCACCATTAATGGAAATGGTTTCGAGTTATCCTTATTCGCAAACAGCTCTGGGTGGGACTGCCACAAATCGTTTAACTTTGTACCTGCAAACTCACCATTAGCAACCGTTGTCGTTCCGTGTGGGTGAGCACTAATTCCCCAAGCTTCACCAGTCTTGTCAGACGGGATCTGGTAGCCAAACTGCTTCGCGAGTTGATTGCCACCCCAAATCTTTTCGTGCAACACCGGAACCATAAATAGTGGTTCATTCATTGTAAAACTCCCCTTGAATTAAAGTCTTTGGTTAAGTTCCTTACCAAGTTCTTCAAATCCAGGTTTACCGAGCAATGCGAACATATTCTTCTTGTAGGCTTCAACCCCTGGTTGGTTAAATGGGTTGATTCCGTTAAGGTAACCAGAAATGGATACCGCAATCTCGAAGAAGTAAATTAAGTAACCTAATGTATATTCGGTCTGATCTGGAATGTGAACACTCATGTTAGGAACGTTACCATCCGTATGGGCTAATGTAACCCCTTCAAATGCCTTGGTATTAGCAAAGTCCATCGTCTTACCTTCAATATACTTCAAACCATCAAGATTGTCATCTTCCTTTGGAATTTCCATGTCATGGTTTGGCTTATCAACTTTAACAACGGTTTCCATCAAGTTACGTAAACCTTCTTGGATATATTGGCCAAGTGAGTGCAAATCAGTTGAGAAGTTTGCTGATGAAGGGTAAATTCCCTTTTCATCCTTACCTTCTGACTCACCCATCAGTTGCTTCCACCATTCTGATAGATACATCATATTTGGCTCGTAATTCTCAAGCAACTCCGTTGTGTAGCCCTTACGGTAAAGAATGTTCCGGTAAGCTGCGTATTGATATGCTTCATTTTTAGTCAAATCAGTGTCGGTGTAGTCATCAGATGCATCAGCAGCACCCTTCATCAAATCATCGATGTTGGCACCAGAAACTGCGATTGGTAACAAACCAACCGGAGTTAATACTGAGTAACGG is from Lentilactobacillus curieae and encodes:
- the thiT gene encoding energy-coupled thiamine transporter ThiT, producing the protein MGRSGSLNVITEGAVVVALCVALSFIPLQTPHGAIDIQLGAIPMILYAFRRGPYLGMVAGLLWGLVQIVDGQAMKNFLSVLQLLMEYPLAYACLGLAGIFSTGIKRNITRRRLTTAVMIVSGVVLATLIAWTWRYLAGAFVWSQYAPKSVNPFLYSLVFNGTSAALNLALSTVVLLILANVAPKLFIPKDEKKV
- a CDS encoding glutathione peroxidase, which translates into the protein MTKVYDFKETEMNGQEIDFSRYQGKVLIVVNTASKCGLAPQLEGLEDLYKKYHDQGLEVIGLPSNQFKQELDSDEATSEYCQLHYGVTFPMTKRVVINGDDEDPLFTYLKTESGNGRIKWNFTKFLVGKDGQLVKRYAPITKPSKMEETIVEELNK
- the manA gene encoding mannose-6-phosphate isomerase, class I encodes the protein MNEPLFMVPVLHEKIWGGNQLAKQFGYQIPSDKTGEAWGISAHPHGTTTVANGEFAGTKLNDLWQSHPELFANKDNSKPFPLMVKILDANANLSIQVHPDDAYAAEHEGPTELGKTECWYVLSAEPGASIFYGHNAKTKEELAEMIHTGKWDQLLKRKPVKKGDFIYVPSGTIHALAEGVVVLEPQQSSDTTYRLYDFDRVDQKTGKKRTLDLDSAIDVTTVPFEEPEIHPLTVTSDGVEETTFVSTDYFSVKRLRISTESLGQTQAADSFKLVSVTAGSGTLTKAGNVSNLEKGMHFIIPSNFGEYELAGKDLELVETEPGEKVK
- a CDS encoding glucose-6-phosphate isomerase; its protein translation is MAHIKFDSSKLSKFVHDNELGEMQALVNAADDQLRQGTGAGSDFRDWLTLPKDFDKEEFARIKAAAKKIQSDSKVLVVIGIGGSYLGAKMAVDFLHDSFFNYLPDDQREFPQVFFAGNSLSSSYVYDLINMIGDRDFSVNVISKSGTTTEPSIAFRIFKDKLIDKYGEAGANERIYATTDKARGALRQEADAHGYETFVIPDGVGGRYSVLTPVGLLPIAVSGANIDDLMKGAADASDDYTDTDLTKNEAYQYAAYRNILYRKGYTTELLENYEPNMMYLSEWWKQLMGESEGKDEKGIYPSSANFSTDLHSLGQYIQEGLRNLMETVVKVDKPNHDMEIPKEDDNLDGLKYIEGKTMDFANTKAFEGVTLAHTDGNVPNMSVHIPDQTEYTLGYLIYFFEIAVSISGYLNGINPFNQPGVEAYKKNMFALLGKPGFEELGKELNQRL